The genomic window AGCTGCAACAAGGATTATTCCTGCATCAAGGGTTTCTGCCCGTCCTTCGTGACGGTGCATGGGGCCAAGCTGAAGCGCGGCGAGGCAGTGGCCGAAGGCGACCATCTGCCCGCTCTGCCGGAGCCTGGATTGCCGCAGATCGGCACACCCTATGGCATTATTGTCACTGGCGTTGGCGGCACTGGCATCGTGACCATCGGTGGTGTGCTCGGCATGGCCGCGCATCTCGAAGGCAAGGGCGTCGGCATCATCGACATGGCCGGTCTCGCGCAGAAGGGCGGTGCGGTCTACAGCCACATCCGCATCTCGAACAAGCCCGATGAAATCCACGCCATCCGCATGGCGGCGGGCGGCGCCGACCTGGTACTGGGTGGCGACATCGTCGTTGCCGGCAACAAGAAGGTGCTGGCTGCCGTCAAGCACGGGTCCACCAGGATCGTCGCCAATCTCGCCGAATTCCTGCCGGGCGATTTCACCCGCAATGCCGACTTCTCGCTGCCTATGGAACGGCTGAAGCGCGCCATTCAGGCGGCGGCGGGCCGTGAGAATGTGTCATTCGTCGATGCCGGACGCCTTGCGACGGCTTTGCTCGGCAATTCGATCGCGGCCAATATTTTCCTCGTCGGCTATGCCTATCAGCTCGGCGCGTTGCCGCTCTCGGCGGAAGCGATCGAGAAGGCGATCGAGATGAATGGCGAAGCGGTGGCGATGAACCAGGCCGCTTTCCGCTGGGGCCGCCGTGCCGCGCTTGATCTCGCCGCCGTCGAGAAACTGGCGCCGCTCGCCGCGGCGCAGGATGACAACCGCCGCCTGTCGCAATCCTTCGAGGAGACCGTGCAGCGCCGTGTTGCCTTCCTCACCGATTATCAGAACGCGGCTTATGCCGGGCGCTACCGCAAGCGGGTGGAGCAGGTGCGGGCCGCCGAGCAATCGAAAACGCCGGGCAAGCAGGGGCTGGCCGAGGCCGTTGCGCATTATCTGTTCAAGCTGATGGCCTACAAGGACGAGTACGAGGTCGCGCGTCTCTATACCGACGGCACTTTCCTGAAGCAGGTCGACCAGACATTCGCTGGCGACAATCTGCGCTTTGAATTCCATCTGGCGCCGCCGCTCCTCGCCAAGATCGACAAAACCACCGGCGAGCCGAGGAAGATGAGCTTCGGCCCCTGGGTGCTAAAGGCGTTTGGCGTGCTCAAGCGCTTCAAGTTCCTGCGCGGCACGCCGCTTGATATCTTCGGCTATAGCGAAGAGCGCCGCACCGAGCGCAAGCTGATCGCCGATTACGAGGCGATGCTTGATGAAATTCTGCAAAAGCTGACGCCGGAGAATCATCCCCTCGGAGTCGGACTTGCCGCGATCCCTGAAAAGATCCGCGGCTTTGGCCATGTCAAGGCGCGGCATCTGAAGGCTGCGAAGGCCGATGAGGCCGCCTTGCTCGACCAGTTCCGCGCAACCTCCTCGCCGATGCTCAAGGCTGCGGAATGACGCAGGCTGTGTCGAGCGGGCGGGCTGCGTGATTTCGGCTGAACATCTTCGGCAGGTGGCGTTCTGGTCGCACGACCTGAACGCAGACGAGATTGAACGCGCCCGCAAGGGCATCATCGAGAAATCCTACGCCGCTGGCGCCTATATCTGTCATCGTGGAGACCGGCTGGATTCATGGACCGGCGTCGCGCGCGGTCTCATCAAGCTGAGCACGGTGTCAAAGACCGGCAAGGCCGTGACGCTCGCCGGCTTGCGCGAAGGCGGATGGTTCGGCGAGGGCACGCTACTCAAGAACGAGCCGCGGCAATATGATCTCGTCGCTTTGCGTGACACCACCATGGCGATCATGAACAACGCCACGTTCTTCTGGCTGTTCGAGCATTCCGCCGCCTTCAACCGCTTTCTGGTGCGGCAATTCAACGAGCGTCTCGGTCAGTTCATCGCGCTGGTGGAATACGACCGGATGCTCGATGCCACCGCCCGCGTCGCTCGCAACATCGCCTGGCTGTTCAATCCGGTCCTGTACCACAGCCCGGGATTGCATCTGAACATCTCGCAGGAGGAGATCGGCTCCCTGTCCGGCGTCTCGCGGCAGGCGGCGAATCAAAGCCTGAAAACCCTGGAAGGGGAGGGCCTGCTCAAGCTCGAGCATGGCGGGATTACCATCCTCAATCTCGAGGGGTTGAGCCATTACGGTGAATGAAATGCGGTCAAAGAGGCCCTGCGGCGAAACGCCGTTAGGAGCCAGACCCGCTCAAATATTCGTGCGAAACGGGACGGCCGCCATCTGTACCCAACAATCCCGGGTCTTGTCTGTCAAGACGCCACTTGCGGAAAGATAGTTTCGTAGCAAACTAGCTTGGACAGGCAGTCGCGCCGCAAGGCGACGGCCGCTCAAGAAGCGCGGCTAACGCGCAGGGGAAACCGGGAGGAGACTGCGCCGTGGCGATTGAGGCCGCTGCTGCCGAAGCGGACACATTTCCGAAGCTCCTGATTCACAATGCGCGCGTGCGCGGCGCCCGCCCCGCCTTGCGCCACAAGGATCTCGGCATCTGGCAGACCTGGACCTGGATGCAGGTCCTGGACGAGGTGCGCGCCTTGTCCGTGGGCTTGCGCGAATTGGGGCTCAAGCGCGGTGACAAGCTCGCCATCGTCGGAGCGAATCGGCCGCGGCTGTATTGGGCGATGTGCGCGGCGCAGGCGCTCGGCGCCATCCCGGTTCCGCTCTATGCCGATTCGGTTGCCGAGGAGATGGCCTATGTCCTTGATCACGCCGAAGTCACGATCGCGGTGGTTCAGGACCAGGAGCAGGTCGACAAGCTGCTCTCGATTTCCGATCGCGTTCCGAAGCTGTCGCACATTATCTATGACGAAACCCGCGGCCTGCGCGATTATGACCATTCCCGCCTGACCTCGATCGACGAGGTGCAGAAAAAGGGACGCAAGGAGCTGGTCGAGCTCTGGGCGCAGAAGCAGTGGGACGAGGGGGTGGCGCAGGGCCGCGGCAGCGATCTCGCCATTATTCTTTATACGTCAGGCACGACCGGCCGCCCGAAAGGCGTGATGCTGACACACGACAACGTCCTGATCTCGGCGCGCAACGGCAACCTCTACGATCAGCTCGACGAGAACGAAGAGGTGATCGCCTATCTGCCACTGGCCTGGGTTGGCGATCACATCTTCTCTTATGCGCAGTCCTATGTCGCGGGCTTCTGCGTCAATTGCCCGGAAGCCGGCGAGACCGTGGTGGAAGACCGCCGCGAGATCGGCACCACCTACGCCTTCGCGCCGCCGCGCATCTACGAAAATCTCCTGACGTTGACCATGGTGCGCATGGAAGACGCCGGCAAGCTGAAGCGGCGCATGTTCCACTATTTCATCGATTTCGCCCGCAAATGGGGCGAGAAGATTCTGAACAGGGAGCGCGTGCCGCTGCATGTGCGGTTGATTTATTGGCTCGGCGAGTTTCTGGTCTATGGGCCGCTGAAGAACCGCTACGGATTGTCGCGCATCCGCGTCGCTTACACGGCCGGCGAGGCGATCGGTCCGGAAATATTCCGCTTCTACCGGTCGCTCGGCATCAACCTGAAACAGCTTTACGGATCAACCGAAGCGTCGGTCTATATCACCGCGCAGCCGGACGGTGAGATTTATGCCGACACCGTCGGCAAGCCGAATATCGATGTCGAAATCAAGATCGCAGAGAACGGCGAGGTGATGTTCAAGTCGCCGGGCGTATTCCAAGGCTATTACAAGGATCCGGAAAAGACCGCCGAGACCAAGACCCCGGATGGCTGGGTGCACACGGGCGATGCCGGTTTTATTGATCCCAAGAGCGGGCATCTGAAGATCATCGATCGCGCCAAGGATGTCGGCCGGCTGAAGGACGGTACGCTGTTCGCGCCGAAATACATCGAGAACAAGCTCAAATTCTATCCCAACATCAAGGAAGCGGTAGCTTACGGCGACCAGCGCGACATGGTCTGCGTGATGATCAACATTGATCTCGTCGCGGTCGGAAGCTGGGCCGAGCGCAACAACGTGGTCTACGGCTCCTATCAGGAATTGGCCGGTCATCCGCGCGTCTACGAGATGATCGAGAAGCATGTCGCCGAGGTGAACCGGTCGCTCGCGGAAGAGGGTGCGATGGCTGGCGCGCAAATCCGCCGCTTCCTCATCCTGCACAAGGAGCTTGATGCCGACGACGGTGAACTGACCCGCACGCAGAAGGTGCGGCGCGGCTTCATCGCGGAGCGCTACGCGCCGCTGGTGACGGCCTTGTATGACGGGTCGAAGGAAGCCGACATCAGAACGGAAGTCACCTTCGAGGACGGCCGCAAGGGCGTCATCGCCGCGCGGGTGAAAATCCGCGACATGCAGACCGTACCTGCGATGGAGAAGGCGGCATGACCCTGATTCCGTCATTGCGGAACGCGAGCGGCTCGTTCGCTTACCTCCCCCTGAAAGGGGGAGGTCCGTCGGCGTACCCGACCGGGAAACGCCTGGGGCTCCGTGCATGAGAGCTCCGAGCGAAAAGGACGTGGCGGCCGGCGATGTGCTCCTCGCCATCGACAACGTGTCGCTGTCGTTCGGCGGCATCAAGGCGATCCGCGACGTTTCCTTCGACATCCGCAAGGGAGAAATCCGCGCCATCATCGGCCCGAACGGTGCCGGCAAGACCTCGATGCTGAATGTGATCAACGGCTTCTACACGCCGCAGCAGGGTCGCATCCGCTTCAAGGGCAAGACGCGATCCAAGATGCGCCCCTATGACGCCGCGCGCGGCGGTATCGCGCGCACTTTCCAGAATGTCGCGTTGTTCCGTGGCATGACCGCGCTCGACAACATCATGGCCGGCCGCACCCTGAAGATGCATCGCGGCCTGTTCTGGCAGATGTTGCGTTTCGGACCTGCCCTGCGTGAAGAGGTCGAACATCGCCGCGTGGTCGAGGAGATCATCGACTTTCTGCATATCGAGCATATCCGCAAGGTGCCGGTCGGCCGGCTGCCTTACGGCCTGCAGAAGCGGGTCGAACTCGGTCGCGCGCTGGCAATGGAACCGGACCTGCTTCTCCTCGACGAGCCGATGGCCGGCATGAATCTCGAGGAGAAGGAAGACATGTCACGCTTTATTCTCGACGTGAACCAGCATTTTGGCACCACCATAGCGCTGATCGAACATGACATGGGCGTGGTGATGGACCTGTCTGACCGCGTCATTGTGCTCGACTACGGGCGCAAGATCGCCGACGGCACGCCGGACGCGGTGAAAAAGGATCAGGGCGTGATCGACGCCTATCTCGGCGTGGCGCATTGATCATGGTCAGGACATCTCACACACGCGCGCTTTCCTGGCCTCCCCCTTGTGGGCAGGGTCGCTCGCCAAGCAATGCGAGGCGAGCGGGGTCCCGCATTGGATTGCGGCGATTACCCCACTCCCTAACCCTCCCTCACAAGGGGGGAGGGAACAGTCACAATGTGTGGAGGCGCCGCCGCTGATGGACATCCTCTACAACATCTTCGTCGATCCTTTCATGCAGATGGGGAAGGCGCCCGACCTCCTGATCCAGACCTTGTGGGAAGGTCTCGTTGCCGGCGTGCTTTATGCGCTGATCGCGCTCGGCTTTGTGCTGATCTTCAAGGCCTCCGGCGTGTTCAACTTCGCGCAGGGCATCATGATGGTGTTCGCTGCACTCACGCTGGTCGGTCTTCACGAAAAGGGCGTGCCGGCTTTCATCGCGCTGGCGCTAACAATCGTCGTGATGTTCGTGCTCGCCGTCGGTATCGAACGGCTTGTGTTACGGCCGCTGGTGAACCAGCCCGACATCATCCTGTTCATGGCAACGTTCGGGCTGACTTACTTCCTGATCGGGCTTGGCGAGATCATATTCGGCGGCGAGCCGAAGGTGATGATCACCAACGAGCTTCTTCTGCCGAAGGGCTCCTATGAATGGAAGGTGTTCGGCGGCTTCGTCTCGTTCCAGAAGATCGATATCGCCGCGGCCGTCATCGCCTCGTTGATGGTTGCGGTACTTGCCGTCTTCTTCCAGAAGACGCGCATCGGACGCGCGCTGCGGGCGGTGGCTGACAGCCACAAGGCGGCGCTCTCCGTTGGCATCTCGCTGGAACAGATCTGGGTGATCGTCTGGTTCACCGCCGGCATCGTAGCGCTTGCCACCGGCATCATGTGGGGTGCGCGTTCGGACGTCTCCTTCGCGCTGCAGATCCTGGCGCTGAAGGCCTTGCCGGTGCTGATTCTCGGCGGTTTCACATCCATTCCAGGTGCCATTGTCGGCGGCGTCATCATTGGCGTCGGCGAGAAGATCGGCGAATTCTACTGGGGACCGCTGCTTGGCTCCGGCATTGAAAGCTGGCTCGCTTACGCCATCGCGCTCGTCTTCCTGCTGTTCCGTCCGCAAGGACTGTTCGGCGAGCGGATCATTGAGAGAATTTGAGGATGAGCCGCGTTAACACCTCCTCCGTCATGGCCGGGCTTGTCCCGACCATCCCGATGCGAGGCGCACATTGCCTGCGAAAGCGGGATGCCCGCGACAAGCGCGGGCATGACGACTGAAAGTGTGGTGACGAAATGTTTTACCGCGAAGCCGGCCAGTACAAGACCAACTACGCCGCCGACATGGCACTGTTTCCGATCCGGCAGGACCGGATTGGCATCGCGCTCATTCTGCTGATCGCCTTCGTGGTCATCCCGCTCACCACGTCCAGCTTCACGCTCTCGGCGGTGATGATCCCGATGCTGATCTTCTCGCTGGCGGCGATCGGGCTCAATCTGCTCACCGGCTATACCGGTCTGATCTCGCTCGGCACCGCCGGCTTCATGGGTGTGGGCGCTTACGCATGCTACAAGCTCGCCACCTGGTTCCCGGACGTGAACATCATCCTGCTCATTCTTCTGTCCGGTCTTGCCGCCGCGGCGGTCGGCGCCGTGTTCGGGCTGCCGTCCTTGCGCATCAAGGGCTTTTATCTCGCGGTGGCGACGCTGGCCGCGCAATTCTTCCTGTCCTGGTGCTTTGTCCGCCTGCCGTGGCTGGTTAATTACAACGTCTCGAACGCCATTGAAGTGCCCACCCGCTACGTGTTCGACACAGCGGTGACTGGGCCGAACGCAACGCCGGTGGTGCGGTATCTGGTCGTGCTGACCATTGTCGTGGCCATGACATGGATCGCCTCCAACATCCTCCGCGGGCGCATCGGGCGAAGCTGGATGGCGGTGCGGGATATGGACATCGCCGCCGAATTGATCGGCATCCGCCTTTATCGCACCAAGCTGCTCGCCTTCGCGATCTCGTCCTATTATTGCGGGGTGGCCGGCGCGCTGATGGTGTTTCTCTGGCTCGGCGCGGCGGAAGCCGACTCCTTCAACATCAACCAGTCCTTCATCATCCTGTTCATGGTGATCATCGGCGGGCTGGGCAGCCTGATCGGCTCCTTCTTCGGCGCCGCCCTGATCTGGGTGCTGCCGATCATCCTGCGCGCCGCACCCGCGGCGCTCGGCATCTCGATCCACGCCGCGACCGTCGAGCATCTGCAATTCATGATCGTCGGCGCGCTGATCATCTTCTTCCTGGTCGTCGAGCCGCATGGTCTCGCCCGGCTCTGGCAGATCGGAAAACAGAAATTGCGAGTGTGGCCTTTCCCGTATTGAGGGTGCACACTCGACCTCAATTTCCCGGCCCGGGTATTACCTGGCCGGGGAGGCCCCCGGAGGGGCGACAAGAAATGCCGGCGATATAGCGCCGGCGACAAAGGGAGAAACGCAATGCGCCTGAAATATCTCGTTCTTGGCGCGGCCTTGGGAAGTCTTGTGGGTGTTTCCGCCTTGACTTCAAAGGCCGAAGCGCAGGACAGCATCTATGTGCCGCTGATGACCTACCGCACCGGGCCGTTTGCCGGTTCCGGCATCCCGATCGCCAACGGCATGCATGACTATCTCGCCATGCTCAACGAACGTGATGGCGGCATTGGCGGTGTCAAGCTCACGATCGAGGAATGCGAAACCGGCTACGACACCAAGAAGGGTGTCGAATGCTACGAGCAAGTGAAAGCCAAGAAGCCGGTCATGGTGAATCCGTATTCCACCGGCATCACGCTGCAGCTTATCCCGAAGGCCGCGGTCGACAAGATTCCGGTGCTGTCGATGGCCTACGGCCTGTCGGCGTCGGCGGTCGGCAACGAGTTCCCGTGGATATTCAATCCGCCGGCGACCTACTGGGACGGCCTCTCGATGATGTTCCGCTATATCGGCGGCAAGGAAGGCGGGCTCGACAAGCTCAAGGGCAAGACCATCGGCTACATCTTCTTCGACGGCGGTTATGGCCGCGAGCCGATCCCGCTGCTTGAGCAGTTCGCGAAGGATTACGGCTTCACCGTGAAGCTCTATCCGGTGCCGGCGACGGAAATGCAGAACCAGTCGGCGCAATGGCTGAATGTGCGGCGCGACCGTCCGAATTGGATGATCATGTGGGGCTGGGGCGCCATGAACCCAACGGCTGTGCGCGAGGCCACCCGCATCAACTATCCGATGGACAAGTTCATCGGCATCTGGTGGTCGGGCGGCGAAGATGACGCGCGCGGCGGCGGCGCTGAAGCCAAGGGCTATCTGACCCTGAACTTCAATGGTGTCGGTGCGAATTATCCTGCGCTTCAGGACATCAAGAAGCTGGTCGTCGACAAGGGCAGGAGCCAGGTGACCGCCGACAAGTTCGCGGAGAATTTGTATAACCGCGGCGTCTATAATTCGGTGCTCATCGCGGAAGCGATCCGCAACGCGCAGAAGGTCACCGGCAAGAAGGCCGTGACCGGCGAAGATGTGCGGCGCGGACTGGAATCGCTGAAGATCTCGGCGGCGCGCTGGAAGGAGCTCGGGCTTCCCGAATTCGGTGCGCCGATCGACGGAGTGACCTGCACCGACCATAACGGCCATCATGCCGCCTACATGCAGCAATGGGACGGCACCAAGTGGGTGAAGGTCTCGGACTGGATTCTGCCCATGAAGGAAAAGGTGCGTCCGCTGCTGGAAGCGGCTGCGAAGGACTATGTGTCCAAGAACCAGCCCTGGCCGAAACGCACCGAGCCCTGCGACAAGTCGTCGTGAGGTTCTGACCCTCCCCTTTTGTGGGGAGGGTCGCCCGCTTGAGCGAAGCGGGCGGGGTGGGGTCGACGATCCACGACAACCCACCCCAGCTCGCTTCGCTCCGCAGCCGATGCTCCGCATCGGCATTCTGGACTTAAGAACGGCGGCTGGAGGCCGCCTCTGCCCTCCCCACAATGGGGAGGGTGAAAGGAAGTGCCCATGTCCACCGCCGCGCAGACAACGCCACAACCCGCCGCCGCCCCGGCCACCATCCTCTCCGTCAACAACGTCGAGGTTATCTACGACCACGTGATCCTGGTCTTGAAGGGCGTCTCTCTCGAAGTGCCGAAAGGCGGCATCGTGGCGCTGCTCGGCGCCAATGGCGCCGGCAAGACCACGACCCTGAAAGCGATCTCCAATCTTCTGCATTCCGAGCGCGGCGAAGTGACCAAGGGCTCGATCGTGTTCGACGGCGAGGAGGTGCAGGATTTGTCGCCGAACCAGCTCGTGAGGCGCGGCTGCGTACAGGTTATGGAAGGCCGCCATTGCTTCGGCCATCTCACCGTCGAGGAAAACCTCCTCACCGGCGCCTTCACGCGCCGCGACGGCAATGCCGCGATCCGCGCCGATCTGGAGCGCATCTATCAGTATTTCCCGCGCCTGCAGGAACGCCGCGACGCCATGGCCGGCTACACCTCCGGCGGCGAGCAGCAGATGTGCGCCATCGGCCGCGCCATGATGGCGCGCCCGAAGATGATCCTGCTCGACGAGCCCTCGATGGGGCTGGCGCCGCAGATCGTGGAGGAGATTTTCGAGATCGTGCAGAGCCTGAACGAAAAGGAAGGCGTGTCCTTCCTGCTCGCCGAGCAGAATACCTTCATGGCGCTGAAATTCGCGCGCTACGGCTACATTCTGGAAAACGGCCGTGTGGTGATGGACGGGGATGCAAAGTCGCTCGCCGAGAACGAGGACGTCAAGGAGTTCTATCTCGGCATCGCCGAGGGCAAGCGCAAATCCTTCCGCGAGGGCAAGCATTACAAGCGGCGCAAGCGGTGGCTGGCGTGAGCGTGCGTGCAATGTCATGAGCGAGCATTACGACTCCCTCGAAACCCGCGATCCGGCGCAGCGCGAGCAGGATGACTTCACCAACCTGCCGAACGCGCTCACGCGCGCGCTCCGCGCCAAGGGATGGAAGCAGCAACTTGGAGGAGTCGATGCGAAGTCGGTCGCGTCCCGCGCCGCGCTCGCCAAGCTTCCCATCCTGCGCAAATCCGATCTCGTCGCCCTGCACAGGCAGACCCCGCCCTTCGGCGGCTTCAACGTCACCGAGCCCGGCAGGCTCGTGCATTTGATGATGTCGCCCGGCCCGATCTTCGAGCCGGAAGGCCATGAAGACGATTACGCGGGCGTCGCGCGCGCGATGTTCGCCGCCGGATTTCGATCCGGCCACATCGTGCATAACTGCTTTTCGTATCACCTGACACCAGGCGCCTGGATGTTCGAATCCGGCTGCCGCGCGCTCGGCTGCGCCGTCATTCCTGGCGGCACCGGCAATACCGAGCAGCAGGTCGAGGCGATCGCGCATCTGAAGCCGGACGGCTATGTCGGCACGCCGGACTTCCTGAAGGTCCTGCTCGACGCTGCGCAGGCGTCCGGCAAGAACGCCTCCTCGCTCAAGCGCGGTCTGGTCTCCGGCGCCGCCTTTCCCGCCTCGCTGCGGCAGGAATTGTCGGACCGCGGCGTCGAGGTGCTGCAATGCTACGCCATCGCCGAGACCGGGGTGATCGCCTACGAGACGCCCGCGCGCGAGGGTCTGGTGGTGAACGAGAACCTGATCGTGGAGATCGTGCGCCCCGGCACCGGCGATCCGGTGCCGGAAGGCGAGGTCGGCGAAGTGGTCGTCACCTCCTTCGATCCGCATTACCCGATGATCCGTCTCGCCACCGGCGATCTGTCCGCCGTCATGCCCGGCCGCTCGCCCTGCGGGCGCACCAATATGCGGATCAAGGGCTGGATGGGCCGCGCCGACCAGACGACCAAGGTGAAGGGCATGTTCGTGCGCCCGGAGCAGATCGCCGAAGTGGCGAAGCGCCATCCCGAACTCGGGCGGCTGCGGCTTGTGGTCTCGCGCCAGGGCGAGCAGGACAGCATGACCCTGCAGGCGGAATGCGCGGCGCCCGCGGGCGGCCTCTCCGACGCTGTCGCCGCCAGCCTGCAATCAGTTACCAAGCTCAAGGGCGCGGTGGCACTGGTAGCGCCCGGCAGCCTCGCTAATGACGGCAAGGTCATTGCGGATGAGCGGCCGATCGGCTGAACTCCGCATATGCCGGATGTGTTGAAAGCGCGCGACGCCAAAGACGTCGAGGAAACCGTTGCCTGGGCTCTGGCCGAGGGCAAGCGGCTGGACGTCATCGGACAGGGGTCCAAGCGCGACATTGGCCGCCCCGGCCAGACCGACACAACGCTCGATGTCTCCGCACTTTCCGGCGTGACGCTTTACGAGCCCGAGGAACTGGTGCTGTCGGCGCGTGCCGGCACCCCGATCGCCGAGATCGAAAAGCTGGTCGCGTCGAAGGGCCAGGAACTGGCCTTCGAGCCGCTCGATTTCGGATACACCCTGGGGCTGCCGCAAGGCCTGGGCACGATCGGCGGCGTCCTCGCCGCCAATCTCTCAGGCCCCCGCCGCATCAAGGTCGGCGCCGCCCGCGATCATTTTCTCGGCTTTACGGCGGTGTCGGGCCGTGGCGAGACGTTCAAATCGGGCGGCCGGGTAGTGAAGAACGTTACCGGCTACGATCTTTGCAAATTGCTGGCTGGGTCCTTCGGCACATTGGCGGTGATGACCGATGTCACCATCAAGACGCTGCCACGCGCCGAGGCGGAAACCACGGTCATGGTACTCGGCCTGGGCGACCAGCGCGCCTGCCAGGTGATGGCGGAGGCGATGGGCTCCTCCTGCGAGGTGTCGGGCGCAGCGCATCTGCCATCGCACATCTCGTCGCATTTTGATGGCCTGCATGCGCTGACGCAGCCCGCCACCGTCTTCCGCCTTGAAGGCGTCGGCCCCTCCATCGCGCATCGCAAGGATGTACTGGCGGCGATGATCGGGTCTCACGGGCCGGTCGAAATGCTCGATGAGGTGGCTTCGCACGCGCTCTGGCGCTGCATCCGTGATGCCGCGCCTTTTGGTCATGGCTTGGAAGCCGATCGCGTGCTCTGGCGCGTATCCGTACCGCCCGCCCGCGGTTTTGAGCTGGCGGAGATGGTCTCCACCGGTGCCCAGATGTTCTACGACTGGGCCGGCGGGCTGGTATGGATCGGCATGCCGCATGCGGAGGATGCCGGCGCGCTGCAATTGCGCGATGCCGTGGCGATCCTGGGCGGGCACGCGACGCTGATCCGTGCGCCGGCGGCGGTACGGGCCGCGCTGGACGTCTTCGAGCCGCAGGACTCCAGCGTCGCCGCCTTAACCAAAAGAGTAAAGGACAGCTTCGACCCAAAGGGTA from Pseudorhodoplanes sp. includes these protein-coding regions:
- a CDS encoding Crp/Fnr family transcriptional regulator codes for the protein MISAEHLRQVAFWSHDLNADEIERARKGIIEKSYAAGAYICHRGDRLDSWTGVARGLIKLSTVSKTGKAVTLAGLREGGWFGEGTLLKNEPRQYDLVALRDTTMAIMNNATFFWLFEHSAAFNRFLVRQFNERLGQFIALVEYDRMLDATARVARNIAWLFNPVLYHSPGLHLNISQEEIGSLSGVSRQAANQSLKTLEGEGLLKLEHGGITILNLEGLSHYGE
- a CDS encoding AMP-binding protein, with product MAIEAAAAEADTFPKLLIHNARVRGARPALRHKDLGIWQTWTWMQVLDEVRALSVGLRELGLKRGDKLAIVGANRPRLYWAMCAAQALGAIPVPLYADSVAEEMAYVLDHAEVTIAVVQDQEQVDKLLSISDRVPKLSHIIYDETRGLRDYDHSRLTSIDEVQKKGRKELVELWAQKQWDEGVAQGRGSDLAIILYTSGTTGRPKGVMLTHDNVLISARNGNLYDQLDENEEVIAYLPLAWVGDHIFSYAQSYVAGFCVNCPEAGETVVEDRREIGTTYAFAPPRIYENLLTLTMVRMEDAGKLKRRMFHYFIDFARKWGEKILNRERVPLHVRLIYWLGEFLVYGPLKNRYGLSRIRVAYTAGEAIGPEIFRFYRSLGINLKQLYGSTEASVYITAQPDGEIYADTVGKPNIDVEIKIAENGEVMFKSPGVFQGYYKDPEKTAETKTPDGWVHTGDAGFIDPKSGHLKIIDRAKDVGRLKDGTLFAPKYIENKLKFYPNIKEAVAYGDQRDMVCVMINIDLVAVGSWAERNNVVYGSYQELAGHPRVYEMIEKHVAEVNRSLAEEGAMAGAQIRRFLILHKELDADDGELTRTQKVRRGFIAERYAPLVTALYDGSKEADIRTEVTFEDGRKGVIAARVKIRDMQTVPAMEKAA
- a CDS encoding ABC transporter ATP-binding protein, encoding MRAPSEKDVAAGDVLLAIDNVSLSFGGIKAIRDVSFDIRKGEIRAIIGPNGAGKTSMLNVINGFYTPQQGRIRFKGKTRSKMRPYDAARGGIARTFQNVALFRGMTALDNIMAGRTLKMHRGLFWQMLRFGPALREEVEHRRVVEEIIDFLHIEHIRKVPVGRLPYGLQKRVELGRALAMEPDLLLLDEPMAGMNLEEKEDMSRFILDVNQHFGTTIALIEHDMGVVMDLSDRVIVLDYGRKIADGTPDAVKKDQGVIDAYLGVAH
- a CDS encoding branched-chain amino acid ABC transporter permease is translated as MDILYNIFVDPFMQMGKAPDLLIQTLWEGLVAGVLYALIALGFVLIFKASGVFNFAQGIMMVFAALTLVGLHEKGVPAFIALALTIVVMFVLAVGIERLVLRPLVNQPDIILFMATFGLTYFLIGLGEIIFGGEPKVMITNELLLPKGSYEWKVFGGFVSFQKIDIAAAVIASLMVAVLAVFFQKTRIGRALRAVADSHKAALSVGISLEQIWVIVWFTAGIVALATGIMWGARSDVSFALQILALKALPVLILGGFTSIPGAIVGGVIIGVGEKIGEFYWGPLLGSGIESWLAYAIALVFLLFRPQGLFGERIIERI
- a CDS encoding branched-chain amino acid ABC transporter permease, with the translated sequence MFYREAGQYKTNYAADMALFPIRQDRIGIALILLIAFVVIPLTTSSFTLSAVMIPMLIFSLAAIGLNLLTGYTGLISLGTAGFMGVGAYACYKLATWFPDVNIILLILLSGLAAAAVGAVFGLPSLRIKGFYLAVATLAAQFFLSWCFVRLPWLVNYNVSNAIEVPTRYVFDTAVTGPNATPVVRYLVVLTIVVAMTWIASNILRGRIGRSWMAVRDMDIAAELIGIRLYRTKLLAFAISSYYCGVAGALMVFLWLGAAEADSFNINQSFIILFMVIIGGLGSLIGSFFGAALIWVLPIILRAAPAALGISIHAATVEHLQFMIVGALIIFFLVVEPHGLARLWQIGKQKLRVWPFPY
- a CDS encoding ABC transporter substrate-binding protein; protein product: MRLKYLVLGAALGSLVGVSALTSKAEAQDSIYVPLMTYRTGPFAGSGIPIANGMHDYLAMLNERDGGIGGVKLTIEECETGYDTKKGVECYEQVKAKKPVMVNPYSTGITLQLIPKAAVDKIPVLSMAYGLSASAVGNEFPWIFNPPATYWDGLSMMFRYIGGKEGGLDKLKGKTIGYIFFDGGYGREPIPLLEQFAKDYGFTVKLYPVPATEMQNQSAQWLNVRRDRPNWMIMWGWGAMNPTAVREATRINYPMDKFIGIWWSGGEDDARGGGAEAKGYLTLNFNGVGANYPALQDIKKLVVDKGRSQVTADKFAENLYNRGVYNSVLIAEAIRNAQKVTGKKAVTGEDVRRGLESLKISAARWKELGLPEFGAPIDGVTCTDHNGHHAAYMQQWDGTKWVKVSDWILPMKEKVRPLLEAAAKDYVSKNQPWPKRTEPCDKSS
- a CDS encoding ABC transporter ATP-binding protein translates to MSTAAQTTPQPAAAPATILSVNNVEVIYDHVILVLKGVSLEVPKGGIVALLGANGAGKTTTLKAISNLLHSERGEVTKGSIVFDGEEVQDLSPNQLVRRGCVQVMEGRHCFGHLTVEENLLTGAFTRRDGNAAIRADLERIYQYFPRLQERRDAMAGYTSGGEQQMCAIGRAMMARPKMILLDEPSMGLAPQIVEEIFEIVQSLNEKEGVSFLLAEQNTFMALKFARYGYILENGRVVMDGDAKSLAENEDVKEFYLGIAEGKRKSFREGKHYKRRKRWLA
- a CDS encoding AMP-binding protein; translation: MSEHYDSLETRDPAQREQDDFTNLPNALTRALRAKGWKQQLGGVDAKSVASRAALAKLPILRKSDLVALHRQTPPFGGFNVTEPGRLVHLMMSPGPIFEPEGHEDDYAGVARAMFAAGFRSGHIVHNCFSYHLTPGAWMFESGCRALGCAVIPGGTGNTEQQVEAIAHLKPDGYVGTPDFLKVLLDAAQASGKNASSLKRGLVSGAAFPASLRQELSDRGVEVLQCYAIAETGVIAYETPAREGLVVNENLIVEIVRPGTGDPVPEGEVGEVVVTSFDPHYPMIRLATGDLSAVMPGRSPCGRTNMRIKGWMGRADQTTKVKGMFVRPEQIAEVAKRHPELGRLRLVVSRQGEQDSMTLQAECAAPAGGLSDAVAASLQSVTKLKGAVALVAPGSLANDGKVIADERPIG